In Herbaspirillum seropedicae, a single window of DNA contains:
- a CDS encoding deoxyguanosinetriphosphate triphosphohydrolase — protein MHTEAPDHLAPYAAHSASSRGRRFSETPPGSRSEFQRDRDRIVHSTAFRRLEYKTQVFVNHEGDLFRTRLTHSIEVAQIARSCARNLQLNEDLVEAISLAHDLGHTPFGHAGQDELNHCMKHHGGFEHNLQSLRVVDELEQHYGAFDGLNLSFETREGILKHCSLHNARQLGEIGLRFLEKKQPSLEAQLANLADEIAYNNHDIDDGLRSGLLTMELMSEVDFFARHLREVEQAYPGITGRRVIHETVRRMINALIVDLIQTSRSRIAEIAPRDIEDVRNAPQLIAFSDPMAAEAAVLKKFLREKLYRHYQVNRMTAKARRIIAEMFEAFVGQPNLLPPDYQVHGIVDDALRSDKQARKVADYIAGMTDRYAIREHRRLFVME, from the coding sequence ATGCACACTGAAGCGCCCGACCATCTCGCTCCCTATGCCGCCCACTCGGCAAGTTCGCGGGGCCGGCGCTTCAGTGAAACCCCACCCGGATCGCGCAGCGAGTTCCAGCGCGACCGCGACCGCATCGTCCATTCCACGGCCTTCCGCCGGCTCGAATACAAGACCCAGGTCTTCGTCAATCACGAAGGCGACCTGTTCCGCACCCGCCTCACCCATAGCATCGAAGTCGCGCAGATCGCCCGCTCCTGCGCGCGCAACCTGCAACTGAACGAAGACCTGGTCGAAGCCATCTCGCTGGCCCATGACCTCGGCCACACGCCCTTCGGCCACGCCGGCCAGGATGAGCTGAACCACTGCATGAAGCATCACGGCGGCTTCGAACACAATCTGCAGAGCCTGCGCGTGGTCGATGAGCTGGAACAGCACTACGGTGCGTTCGATGGCCTGAACCTGAGCTTCGAGACACGCGAAGGCATCCTCAAGCACTGCTCGCTGCACAATGCCCGCCAGCTCGGCGAGATCGGCCTGCGCTTCCTGGAGAAAAAGCAGCCCTCGCTGGAAGCCCAGCTGGCCAACCTGGCCGACGAAATCGCCTACAACAACCACGACATCGACGACGGCCTGCGCTCGGGACTGCTGACCATGGAACTGATGAGCGAGGTGGATTTCTTTGCGCGCCATCTGCGCGAGGTGGAGCAAGCCTATCCCGGCATCACCGGTCGTCGCGTCATCCATGAGACGGTCCGACGCATGATCAATGCACTCATCGTCGACCTGATCCAGACTTCGCGCAGCCGCATTGCCGAAATCGCCCCGCGCGATATCGAGGATGTACGCAATGCACCGCAGCTCATCGCCTTCTCCGATCCGATGGCGGCAGAGGCGGCCGTCCTGAAGAAATTCCTGCGCGAGAAGCTCTACCGTCACTATCAGGTCAACCGCATGACGGCCAAGGCGCGCCGCATCATCGCCGAGATGTTCGAGGCCTTCGTCGGCCAGCCCAACCTGCTGCCGCCGGACTACCAGGTCCACGGCATTGTCGACGACGCCTTGCGTAGCGACAAGCAGGCGCGCAAGGTGGCCGACTACATCGCCGGCATGACCGACCGCTACGCCATCCGCGAGCACCGCCGCTTGTTCGTGATGGAATGA